GCTAACACCATAAAAGACAATCCTGAAACGGTCACCGAGAAATTAGGTAAAATTGTGAATGGTTGCGAGAAGTTCGTCAGTGATATAAAGCACCCTGAGCAGTACAAATCTGCTTACGGCAAAAACGCGACGTGGGTTAAATCATGTTCACAAAACCCAGAAGACTGCGCGGCGGTTTTCGTGGGGATTGCTCCGATGCTATACGTAGGCCTAGAATCCTTGCGCGATGCGAGCCAAGATGCAAAAAAAGCCGAGCCTAGTGAGGCAGGAGAGAATTTTAGAAAGGTACTGAAAGCGGTAGGTCTCAAGGATCGAGGATCTAGCAATGATAGTTCGGATCTAGACGAAGCGCAGAACCGTTTGGGAGAGGTATTGCAGGCCATGGGTTACGAGCAGCGTAGAATCCGCGATAGTATGCGTGGTTCGTATGTCCTCCAATCTTTAAGCGTTTTAGATCATGATCTATTGAACAGCCTTTACGACATCTCTGGATTTGATGTTACTATTGAGTGGGGATTGCGAAAGTCTAAAAGCAAATCGACAACAAACGTTTCTGCCTATTGGCCCGCATTATAGCCACCATGCGAATTTTGAATAAGCATTTCAAATGAATGAAATGTCGCTATATTCTGATTTTTGCGTGCAATCTTCATCCACAACACAGCATCCGTCATGACCAAAAACGTACTCATTGGTGTATAGTGAGTCGCATTCAGCAGGCAATTTTGTGGCATGCCTTTCAGCGTCATACGCAGCAGTGTCAGTCTATTCGATAGATACGGAGTGGATATCCGCAATTTACACCACAGCGCTAGTAGTAAGCCCTGGGTAAACTCGTAAATATGCCTATGCCAACTGCCTCCATGTAGAGCACCATATAATCTAAAAAACGACAAACAATACATCAATCGTATTTACAAAGTCTTATTTTGTCATAGCGTTGTTACAAAGGATAACTGCAGTTTGTGTTATGTTTCGGTGCCTAAGTACATCACAAAGTGCGAATCCCCATTATTTTTGACGTTTAGAGCTACATTGGGATATAAGAAGAATGCATCACCCAGTCCTGTAGGCACCTGTTCTTCGGCGGAAGCAGTCGCCACCTCGTCTTTACCTTTCTCTGCTAATCCATAACTCACGTTAACTTCATCATTGGTCTCCACTATTATACACAAAAACGGCCGCGTTCCGTTGTTAAATGAGTGGGAAACATGAGTCTTGGGCGGTACCTCGAATAACCAGACGGCAAATTTGCAAAGCGGATGCAGAGGACGGTAGATCGTGACATAGGGTGATGTCTTTTCCGGAGTCACTGTATTGACATGCTGTGGAAACGCATCGCCTCTTCGTACCTCAACCTCCACGAGCTCCATGACAGCTTTGGTGTCAGTAGCCTTGGAGGTAAGCCCGCAACGGATCACGTTGTCGCTGTTGTTCATCAGTTCCAAGCAGTTCCCACTTATGTAGCTGTGGAGAACGTTTGGAGGTATGAAAAACGCTTCACCACGCTGTATTTCTACACAGTTCAGAACGAAAGCAAAGGAAACGCAAATGTCCTTGCCATATTGGTCGTTTAGTGTGATCATGACCTGCTCTGATATGTCATGATCCGTCCTTTCCTTCACCAATTTCACGAGTTCCTCGATGACATTAATTTCACCTTGCTCTAGAAGCAAACGCCGGCACAACTTCGCATAGATGGCACCGACTTCCGCTGGTTTCGCTTGTCTCATACATTCCAAAACATCAGTCCCTATCATGCTCGCAAATGGCGGGTAGCGCTCCGCGTACCGTATAATTTCGCTCAGTGGCCTCAATCCGCACATGGCCCGGAATGTGCTGAGAGCCACACTCATTTCAGGCTTTGCCTGGCAATCCACAATGCTCGGATGCTTCTGCGCAAACATTTTCAATGCCGTGTCTGGGTCCGGGTGTATTTGCAGGCTCAGCGGCTTTGCGATGGAGAGAACTTTCAGCAGTATGGGGACTCCATTGTTTTCTTGCCCAAACAGCTGCATTCCCATGCGTTTGTATACGGCAGATAGCCTTTCTCCTTGCCCGTTGCTTGGCGTGAATCCTTGTGTGACTCCTTTGGTAGATGAGGTGGATGGTGAACCGGTACTTCCATGCTCAGGCCCATCCGTGGCCTCTTGTACACGACTAGCGCATGGAACACGTGTCTTAAGGTCGATTACGATGCAAGGAGCGGAGTCATGATCGCCAACCCACAGCTCGGCGTAGGGTGTGTTGCCGGCTTCGTCTGCCGGCGGTGTGGAAGGAAGCCCTGCGACGTGGGAGTATAGGCGGTACACCAACGATGACCGTGCCGGAGCTCCCCAATCATAGTTGCGGACAACCGGCTTTATCCGGTAGATACATTGCGATGAGTGTTCCATGGTCCGTTAAATTCCTTGCCGCGCCGGCTGTCGCGTCACGTGCCCGGGTATCGGCAAAATGATGAATGCACAACAACCCGATCGCGAAATACACGAGATTATAAAAATACGGCCCTTGGTAGCACCGCAATAGCGTGGCTTTACGCGTCCTTCGCACCAGCGGGATGTTGGCCTCAGACACGAACCGTGGTGGGCATTGGCACTATTATTTTGCCGCCTTCCAGATAAAAAATTATTATTGACGTCGATTGTGCGGATATGTGACCGGTACCACGTTAGGTTGAACGACTCTTGGATGGCGCTTACCTCGTGACCGTCGCTGGTTGTCTCGGCCGTGTGTACAATGGACGCGAACAAGGCGGTTTTGCCGTCGGCATCGTCTGCAGCCGGCGCTGCGTCTGCGGCGTCAAAGATGCCTCGCTACACCTATTATCTGTCCAACTATCAGTACCTGGCTCCTTCGGTGAATCACACGTTTTCTGCGGATGACGACAAGAGCCACAGCCTTTCCCCGAAATTCGGCACTGATGCCACGTGCGACGATGCTTCTTCGACCTTCGGTGATCCCCAGCCTTCTTACGTCGGACCTGCGCTGCTGTCTAGCCATACCCAGGCCACCGCCCACGTTGGCGTCGTTACCAGTGGAAGGTCAATGGCTTCCGAGAGTAACTACGGGATGGGCGAGATCTCTCCACGTTTCGGCAGGTCTGAAGGTACAAGCTCGTCGTCTGATCGCCGGATTGGGAGCAAGGTTGGCTCCGTTGACGCGGAAGATGAACTCGGCTGCGCCAGCGTTGCTGATGAGTACAGCGGCGACTTCTCCGAGGCGTCCGCGCGTATGGAGGAACAGCGCAACCTTAATACCGGTTTGTACATGGGCCACCCACTAGCTGCGAAGATGGAGCGCTGGATGGCAAAGTACGCGTGCGGCAACATGGAGGAGTTTCGTCGGAGGCAGAAGGAGCACATGCGCACCCTTTGGCGCGGCACCAACCGTGGCGAATCGTTAGACGAATTTCCCATTCGTTGTGTGTTCCCCTGGGGCGAGACTGCGTCGGAGGGAAACTTCGATCCGCTGTACATCAAGGTAGGGGACGTGCTTGTGCGTCGTTATTATGTATCTGAAATTTTGGGCAACACGGCGTTTTCTGTGGTTCTGCGCGCCCGGGACGACCGCGATGGTGGAGAGGTGTGCTTGAAGATAAGCATGCCAGACACGGTGAACCAAGCCATCGATGAGATCAACCTGCTGAAGATCCTCAACACCACCAACCCTAAAGAATCGCGGGCGATAGTGCAACTAAAAGATTATTTCTACTACAAGGGGTGCGTGTTTTTGATCCTTGAGATTCTGGGACCAAATCTGTACGAATCCTCACGGGAGTTGTACAGGAGGTGCAAGGGTCCTATGTGTATGCCCGGCGAGCGGCCCCCTAGGATGGTCCCCGCTGAGAAGGCAGGGTGGTCGTTGAGTACCATCCGCAAGGTCACCGTGGACATTCTTAGGTCGTTAAAGTACATGCACAGTTTGGGTATCATCAACTGTGATCTGAAGCCGGAGAACATCGTGCTGAACAACGGTTTGGAGTCGCCTATCGTGAAGCTGATCGACTTCGGCTCTAGCTGCTACATTCAAGAGCGCCTGAACAATTACGTGCAGAGCCGCTCATACCGCGCGCCTGAGGTGATTCTGGGCCTCCCCTACGACACGCAGATCGACCTTTGGAGTTTGGGGTGCGTGCTGTGCGAGATGTACATGCAGCGCATCTTGTTCCCCAGCGACAACAACGCAACGTTGATGGCGTCGATGATAAGTCTCCTGGGTGTGCCGCCGGTTTACCTCCTGGAACACAAGATGAACAGCACATTCATGGTGCTGCCGAACGGCAACGTAGCGGACTTGGGCGTGAGCTCCGACATCCTCAAAGGCCAGCAAAAGGCGATGCACTCCGATTATCAGTCGTCGTTGCAGTGCAACATCTCCGTGAGCAACTCCTCTCGCGGCTCGGCTGTTGGAGCGCAGCTGGGTAGCAAGGCCGACATCAACATGCATGCCGACTACGACTCCATGATTGACCTGAACGAAAGCAACGACTCCAACGGATCCCCGGAGTACACGAACATAACGCCGCGGAAGTACTCCATAATGCAGGAAGCGGTGGTGTCGCGGCGCAGCGGCGTTGCCCGTCTGCACCGGGTGAATAAGGGCATAAAACTAGACTTTGGGCACGGCCGATCCAAGGCGAAGTGCGTGCGTATTATCGAGCCTTCTAGGTGTTCAATCGATGAGATGCTCAGCACATCAACTTCACCCGCGCTGGAAGCCTTCGGCGACTTCATCAAGGGGCTGTTGCAGTACGATCCGCTGGAGCGTCTGACAGCTTCCACCGCGCTTTCGCACAGGTTTATAACCCAATTGCAGTAACTAGCGTCTAATGCCTGTTTATGTGCTTGTTTGACCACCGTCGCGTTGGAAGGCGTCGCGGTACACACTGCGTCGGCCGTCCCCGGTTAGTCCCATTGCCTAGAATGTGACCGACTTTTCGATGGACAACCACCAGGCCACTGTCTACTTGCCTGCCGAAGACTATCGCAGGGTTTGCGCGGGTGACGACAGCCGCCTGCTGGTAGGCTGGCACATCCCCGTTCTTCGGTCGACGGTGGCCATCTCCTCCTACCCATCGTGCCAGGTATTTGCCAGTAGCATGTGATCATATTGCATTTTCAGGAACGCTCCTTGCGCTGCGCGTTGCAGGAGCTGGCGGAGCTGCCGACGCTTCGCCACGAATTTTGTAGACACGGTAATTTGCGTATCCTGGACATATCCCTGACACGCGAACATGGCGGCATTTGTATGCAAAGGTGAGCCTATATCTGTTCTGTATGATGTGTGCCAGTTCGGACGGCAATCGCGAGCCTGTTCAAGTGGTCAAGTATGCCGTGGAGGACTTCGGCGTGGTGTCGTTCGCCGAGCTGCTCACCATCTGTGCCGCTAGGCAGGAACGTATAGATGCGCATGATGGTGGACTGCCGCGCCAGATGAGGCTGAGCAGCTACTTGATCACCGGATGTGCGCTGTTGGAATACCTGGATACCCAGATGCATGCCAGGATTGCCGAGTCCGATGTGCCCAAGGGCTCCGGCGATCTGGCCGCATTCCCACCAGCCCACAGAAAACGGCATACTCGATGTGAAATCGCAGTGAACGTTGTCTGCCAGTGGATGGTTCAGCTCGTGCTTTACATGTCCCTGTGCGCGCAGTGGGTGCTCTCCGCAGCATCCGTGGTCCGCTGCAAGCCCCTGCACAGAACCCTCAATCAGCTGACTATAGTGTCGGTGATATCGAAGCGCCTCACTCAGATGCAACAGTGGCAGGAGCGCTACCGTGAGCTCTACCTGCAGGACGGTATGTGTCGCTATGGCGTATGGCAATGCTTTCAGACATCGTCGACTACCTCGACGCCCGACACAGCCTGCGCCAGAGCGCCTGGTCAGTCGTCACCGATGTGCTAGTGGGTGTTTTGCAAGTCCTGTTTTTCCGGAGAACCGTGGTGTACGCAGTGAACTATGTGCGTGCCGCGCTTCGGGAGGTGTACGTATCGACTTTCAAGTACGTTTTTCCGGCGCGTAGTTTCCGCACAAATGCACAGGTATACGTCGTACCACTTCGCCATGCGCATCGGCAAATACTGCAAACTAAACAATGAAGTTGCCGTCTTCGTGTCCAGGCTGCTCCTCAGCGTGCTCGTGGTGTGGCGCATAATCAAGCCGAGAATCCAGGCTCACTTCACCGTGCTCTCGAACATCTTCCAGTACTCCGCGTTGTTTGGCGTGACCTGCCACACCGCGGTGCTGGTGGACATCCTGACGATCGAGACGATGCACGTGGCGTATGCGCACTGCATCATGCTGTACCTCACCAAGTGGATGCAACGCTATCTGtactcgctgctgcagctttTCAAGTGGGTCTGTGCTATAAACGGATCATTGCGTGCAGGGGCAAGAAGTGGAACGTGCTGAAGCAATCGCTGGACTCTAACAACTACACGCGTGAGCAGCTGTTCCTGGGCACGGTGATATTCACGCTGCTTCTCCTGATTTACCCTACGATTTGGGTGTTCTATTGTGTGACGCTGCTGGTATATCTGCCAGTTTTCGTGGCGCGTGCGTTCATGAGGAGCGTCATCgaggtgatgaccaagttCCCGTGGTACTTCCTCGCATACAACGCGCTTTTCCCGAGGCGCTACAAGGAGGGTGTATACTTCGTGGCGCACAATCACGACACTGAAGGTAGCAGCCACGCTGCGGCGGATGGCGCAGACTCGGATGCAGGACTGGATGGAGAGGGTCTGCAAGTTGCTCGGCCGGGGCTTCTGCTGGAGATGCGGTGCACGCCCTTTTCACCCCGCACCGTAGTCCAGCCCATGCTAAAGACGCTGAAAtcgtgctgcggcagccTGAACTTTTGGAAATCGTCTTGATGCAGAAGGCGGCTCTTACAAGCGTCGCCTTCCGTGTGTGGCAACACGCCGCGGTCGGATGCTTCTGCGCGGCCGCAGCAGCACACATCCGACCTTCCACAGCTTAAATTGTAGTTTCATACCGAAATGTTGCGCATTCCGTATGCGGACGATCTGCACTGCCACCTTCGGCAAGGTGAGCTCATGTCGCTGGTGACGCGGCGTATAAGACAGGGCGGCTGGTGAGTCACGTTTGCGACAAATTCACGTTTCTAAGCGACCGCGTGCTGGTAATGCCGAACACCACGCCGCCGGTGACCACCTGCGCGCAGGCGGGGTCGTaccggcagcagctgctcgcaaTCGAGCCCCGCGTGGACTACCTCATGACGCTCTACCTGACGCACGACCTGTCGGCCGACGACCTGCGTATGAACGCGCGTCTGAACAACGTCCAGGGGGTAAGGTGGAATCCAGTGGCATAAATCCACTTCAGGTGAAATGCTACCCCGTGGGCACCACCACCAACTCGCAGCACGGTTTCCGGGTAGGCGTGCTTCCCAGCGCCACACACTGCGCAGTCGCTGGAAGAGTTCTACCCCATCTTCTCCGTGATGGAGGAGCTCGGGCTCTCGCTGCACGTGCACGGCGAGCAGCCGGGATCCAGCCCACTGTCCGCCGAGGCGGAGTTCATCCCTCACGTCGAGCATGTACGTTCAGTGGCTTATACCGAAATAATAGGCAAACGTGAAACATTGAGATGCGTTACATGCATTTTCAGGTGGCACGCTCCTTCCCTAGGCTGAAGGTTGTGGCTGAGCATGTGTCCACCAAGGCGAGCCTTGATGCCGTGTCCCGTGTACCCAACCTCGCCGCCAGCGTGACTCCGCACCATCTGTTCCTGACTACGGACGACGTGCTGTCCGAGCTGGATGGAGTGACGCTGGAtaacatcgcatcgcacaTAAAAAATCCGCACCTCTACTGCAAACCGCTGGCCAAAAGCGCCGCCGACAGGGACGCCCTCCTACAGGTCAGTAGTTATTCTAAGTTACATGGTTCCAGTGAGGTGGCCGAGTGCCCGTGCGCTCCGTAAAAGTCTTGTTGAGGCTGCGCCCGCCATTATACGCGGCGAATTGCGCTCAAGCTTCCGCAAACGTGATTGTTGAATGCCTACACCGCAACTAGATGGCAGTTTTGTATGCGTGCGCAGGCAGTCAAGTCGAGGAGCGCCAAGATATTCCTAGGTTCGGACTCCGCGCCGCATACTCTGTGAGTAACTTCATCGACCCCCGATTGCACTCGTACGCAGCGCTGCCAAGTCGTCCGCGAACCCGCCCGCGGGCATTTACACGCAACCCTTCCTCATGAACGTGGGTGGAGTCACGGCACTCTTACTTTTGTGCAGTATGTCGCCACAATCTTCAAGCAGCTGGATCGCCTGGATTTTCTCGAGGCCTTCGCGTGCCGCAACGGCGCTGCGTTCCTTGGTTTGCCCCAGAAAGAGCTGAACTGCTTTGAGCTCGGCGATGACACCTTCACGGTACCCCCTACCGTGGACGATATTTTGGTGCCCTTCTTGTCGGGCCACGAATTGCTAAAGATAAAATCCTAGTCATTAGTTCCTCATGATAAAGGTCTGCGATACATCCAAGTTCTCACCTCCCCTGAGCATGTTGATGTATTCGTAGAAGGCAAACACCGAAGTGTCATCCGTGAAGTCCTGCACGTAGTAGAAGGTTGACGCGAGGTGCGAGGCGAACATGGACCGCATGTAGCGTTCGGGCAGCCTCTTCATGATCTCCTCGATGGACAGCAGCTTTTGCAGCGACAGCGGGATCGCCCTGGCAAGGACGGACTTGACCAGCGTGAGGTCGGCCCACAGCGAGTTGGCGTCCATGATGTCCTTCTTCAGCCGGATGATCTTGCTCGACAGGATATCCGTGAGGTCGCACCTAGGCTTGCCAGTGCGTAGCCCCTCGTTCCACAGGGCGTGGAATTCCATGCGTGCGTTGCGTTTGATGATGTCCAGAATCTCATTAATGTAGTTCTTCCTGAACTCCGGGCACTCCCCGCCCTTCTTCACGGTCATGGTCTCATCGAAGGTAACGTCGTCAAGCACTAACGCAGCCAGCACCTCGAAACTGCTGCTGGTGACACCTCCCTTGTTGGTGGACGCGTCCTTGAAGAGGATGACGCCCTTGCTCTCCAGGATACGACGAGCGTCCTGAGTGATGAACACGTTGGCACCCTCCACGACGAACTTGTATATGCACTTGCCCTTCTCGTCAAATAAGCTGTTAACGTTGAAGGGGGTGATGGATGACGGCCGGCCTCCGCAGGGGTTGAACAGGTCACACGAGCACCCTCCGAGGTGGAACTCATCCCTGAATTTGTAACCCCGCTTCACGTTCCTTCCATCTGGAAGCACGATATCCACGGCCTCCTCGGCCACCTTGAAGCCCCTT
This genomic stretch from Babesia bigemina genome assembly Bbig001, chromosome : III harbors:
- a CDS encoding dihydroorotase, putative; the encoded protein is MLRIPYADDLHCHLRQGELMSLVTRRIRQGGCDRVLVMPNTTPPVTTCAQAGSYRQQLLAIEPRVDYLMTLYLTHDLSADDLRMNARLNNVQGVKCYPVGTTTNSQHGFRSLEEFYPIFSVMEELGLSLHVHGEQPGSSPLSAEAEFIPHVEHVARSFPRLKVVAEHVSTKASLDAVSRVPNLAASVTPHHLFLTTDDVLSELDGVTLDNIASHIKNPHLYCKPLAKSAADRDALLQAVKSRSAKIFLGSDSAPHTLAAKSSANPPAGIYTQPFLMNYVATIFKQLDRLDFLEAFACRNGAAFLGLPQKELNCFELGDDTFTVPPTVDDILVPFLSGHELLKIKS
- a CDS encoding protein kinase domain containing protein, putative codes for the protein MDANKAVLPSASSAAGAASAASKMPRYTYYLSNYQYLAPSVNHTFSADDDKSHSLSPKFGTDATCDDASSTFGDPQPSYVGPALLSSHTQATAHVGVVTSGRSMASESNYGMGEISPRFGRSEGTSSSSDRRIGSKVGSVDAEDELGCASVADEYSGDFSEASARMEEQRNLNTGLYMGHPLAAKMERWMAKYACGNMEEFRRRQKEHMRTLWRGTNRGESLDEFPIRCVFPWGETASEGNFDPLYIKVGDVLVRRYYVSEILGNTAFSVVLRARDDRDGGEVCLKISMPDTVNQAIDEINLLKILNTTNPKESRAIVQLKDYFYYKGCVFLILEILGPNLYESSRELYRRCKGPMCMPGERPPRMVPAEKAGWSLSTIRKVTVDILRSLKYMHSLGIINCDLKPENIVLNNGLESPIVKLIDFGSSCYIQERLNNYVQSRSYRAPEVILGLPYDTQIDLWSLGCVLCEMYMQRILFPSDNNATLMASMISLLGVPPVYLLEHKMNSTFMVLPNGNVADLGVSSDILKGQQKAMHSDYQSSLQCNISVSNSSRGSAVGAQLGSKADINMHADYDSMIDLNESNDSNGSPEYTNITPRKYSIMQEAVVSRRSGVARLHRVNKGIKLDFGHGRSKAKCVRIIEPSRCSIDEMLSTSTSPALEAFGDFIKGLLQYDPLERLTASTALSHRFITQLQ
- a CDS encoding PHOSPHATIDYLINOSITOL N-ACETYLGLUCOSAMINYLTRANSFERASE SUBUNIT Q, putative encodes the protein MDNHQATVYLPAEDYRRVCAGDDSRLLVGWHIPVLRSTVAISSYPSCQERSLRCALQELAELPTLRHEFCRHGNLRILDISLTREHGGICMQSSDGNREPVQVVKYAVEDFGVVSFAELLTICAARQERIDAHDGGLPRQMRLSSYLITGCALLEYLDTQMHARIAESDVPKGSGDLAAFPPAHRKRHTRCEIAVNVVCQWMVQLVLYMSLCAQWVLSAASVVRCKPLHRTLNQLTIVSVISKRLTQMQQWQERYRELYLQDDIVDYLDARHSLRQSAWSVVTDVLVGVLQVLFFRRTVVYAVNYVRAALREVYVSTFKYTSYHFAMRIGKYCKLNNEVAVFVSRLLLSVLVVWRIIKPRIQAHFTVLSNIFQYSALFGVTCHTAVLVDILTIETMHVAYAHCIMLYLTKWMQRYLYSLLQLFKGKKWNVLKQSLDSNNYTREQLFLGTVIFTLLLLIYPTIWVFYCVTLLVYLPVFVARAFMRSVIEVMTKFPWYFLAYNALFPRRYKEGVYFVAHNHDTEGSSHAAADGADSDAGLDGEGLQVARPGLLLEMRCTPFSPRTVVQPMLKTLKSCCGSLNFWKSS
- a CDS encoding phosphomannose isomerase type I family protein, putative, with product MEHSSQCIYRIKPVVRNYDWGAPARSSLVYRLYSHVAGLPSTPPADEAGNTPYAELWVGDHDSAPCIVIDLKTRVPCASRVQEATDGPEHGSTGSPSTSSTKGVTQGFTPSNGQGERLSAVYKRMGMQLFGQENNGVPILLKVLSIAKPLSLQIHPDPDTALKMFAQKHPSIVDCQAKPEMSVALSTFRAMCGLRPLSEIIRYAERYPPFASMIGTDVLECMRQAKPAEVGAIYAKLCRRLLLEQGEINVIEELVKLVKERTDHDISEQVMITLNDQYGKDICVSFAFVLNCVEIQRGEAFFIPPNVLHSYISGNCLELMNNSDNVIRCGLTSKATDTKAVMELVEVEVRRGDAFPQHVNTVTPEKTSPYVTIYRPLHPLCKFAVWLFEVPPKTHVSHSFNNGTRPFLCIIVETNDEVNVSYGLAEKGKDEVATASAEEQVPTGLGDAFFLYPNVALNVKNNGDSHFVMYLGTET